A window from Anaerolineae bacterium encodes these proteins:
- the uvsE gene encoding UV DNA damage repair endonuclease UvsE gives MRIGFPGRIFGRPRLKTHDGRRPPQQPHLSVSLLYLRDILEYLHQQDIRLYRMSPYLVPPTSAPEEQIAECQAMLAFVGELAGRYRIRLTMHALAYTTLSTPDEQLAERGRRELMRWSRLMDAMGLPADAVIVLHVGGVYEDKDASKGRFLRRLEALPEAARRRLALENDDASYSFADVHQLAARAGLPVVLDYLHFLNHNPEDLPLTEAVRLALASWPAGVRPKMHFSSPRTELKGAALAGARPPQWTEHADFVNPFEFIRFCESCLTVGEADMMLEARARDLAVLRLKADLQRFAPALARNVE, from the coding sequence ATGCGCATCGGTTTCCCAGGCCGCATCTTCGGCCGCCCGCGGCTGAAGACCCACGACGGCCGGCGGCCGCCCCAACAGCCCCACCTCAGCGTCAGCCTGCTCTACCTGCGCGACATCCTCGAGTACCTCCACCAGCAGGACATCCGGCTGTACCGCATGTCCCCGTACCTCGTGCCGCCGACCAGCGCGCCAGAGGAACAGATCGCGGAATGCCAGGCCATGCTGGCCTTCGTGGGGGAGCTTGCCGGCCGCTACCGCATCCGCCTGACCATGCATGCCCTGGCCTATACCACCCTCAGCACGCCCGATGAACAGCTTGCGGAGCGCGGCCGCCGGGAGCTGATGCGCTGGTCGCGCCTCATGGACGCCATGGGCCTGCCGGCCGATGCCGTGATTGTCCTGCACGTGGGCGGAGTGTACGAAGACAAGGACGCCAGCAAGGGGCGGTTCTTGCGCCGGCTGGAAGCTCTTCCGGAGGCTGCCCGCCGCCGGCTGGCGCTGGAGAACGACGACGCCTCCTACAGCTTCGCCGATGTCCATCAGCTTGCCGCACGCGCCGGCCTGCCGGTGGTGCTGGACTATTTGCATTTCCTCAATCACAACCCGGAGGACCTGCCCCTGACGGAGGCGGTGCGCCTGGCGCTGGCAAGCTGGCCGGCCGGCGTGCGGCCCAAGATGCATTTCAGCAGTCCCCGCACGGAGCTGAAAGGGGCCGCCCTGGCCGGCGCCCGGCCGCCCCAATGGACGGAACACGCCGATTTCGTCAACCCGTTTGAGTTCATCCGCTTCTGCGAGAGCTGTCTTACGGTCGGAGAGGCCGACATGATGCTGGAGGCGCGCGCCCGCGACCTGGCCGTCCTACGGCTGAAAGCAGATCTCCAGCGCTTCGCGCCGGCCCTGGCGCGGAACGTCGAGTAG